In Ctenopharyngodon idella isolate HZGC_01 chromosome 1, HZGC01, whole genome shotgun sequence, a single genomic region encodes these proteins:
- the LOC127508336 gene encoding E3 ubiquitin-protein ligase TRIM35-like yields the protein MALEADLSCPVCTELFSDPVLLSCGHSFCCQCINDHWTSSRSRNCPICRQVSPQPPVSNLGLRNTCESYLREQNTKKKKKEDGGLECQIHEEKIELFCQTDGQVLCATCKKHEHGWHETQPLQQAVRQRKGKLKAALRSAENMLSSLRNGAAPHAKISRYNQFQAQQTERRIREEFKTLHQFLKKEEESRIAALNEEEKEKSEPMKSKIHSLSDQLRDVEEAMKDDDITFLQNYNSIINRAKITIPHTDVSPEALINVPKHLGNLKYQVWEKMKDICPYYPVILNPNTAPPDISMSNNLTCVSSCLRRQDEANPLPLHWNHMVMGSVGYGSGVHTWEIEVGNSCHWTLGVCFGSLEGSFLQIVNPANPCLWGIKRKGEVYSFLNTQINFVMTKHPQVIRVKLEDCYDKKGGWWRNVSYFDAACNCLLGMTSHLPAGIELYPFVIPEKRSGPLRVVPAKITLTTEQVEQERSFLERHRFFLFLLVVFLFLVLCFFIIYRLIY from the exons ATGGCACTTGAGGCTGACCTGTCGTGTCCCGTGTGTACTGAGCTCTTCAGTGATCCTGTGTTGTTGAGCTGTGGTCACAGTTTCTGCTGTCAGTGCATCAATGATCACTGGACCTCCAGTAGATCCAGAAACTGTCCCATCTGTCGACAGGTGTCACCGCAGCCACCGGTGTCCAATCTGGGCTTGAGGAACACCTGTGAGTCTTACCTGAGAGAGCAAAAcacgaagaagaagaagaaggaggaTGGAGGACTGGAGTGTCAGATTCATGAAGAGAAAATTGAGCTGTTCTGTCAAACAGATGGACAGGTTTTATGTGCAACATGTAAGAAACATGAGCATGGATGGCACGAAACACAGCCACTACAACAGGCTGTACGACAACGAAAG GGGAAGCTGAAAGCAGCTCTTCGTTCTGCTGAGAATATGTTGTCGTCATTACGGAATGGTGCAGCGCCACATGCCAAGATCTCTAGATACAATCAG TTTCAAGCTCAGCAGACAGAGAGAAGAATCAGGGAGGAGTTTAAGACACTCCATCAGTTTCTCAAAAAGGAGGAGGAGAGCAGGATAGCAGCTCTAAATGAAGAGGAGAAAGAAAAGAGCGAACCGATGAAGAGCAAAATACATTCACTCTCAGATCAACTCCGAGATGTGGAGGAGGCAATGAAGGATGATGACATCACCTTTCTTCAG AATTATAACAGCATTATTAACAG agcTAAAATCACAATTCCACATACAGACGTGAGTCCAGAAGCTCTAATTAATGTTCCCAAACATCTGGGCAACTTGAAGTACCAAGTGTGGGAGAAGATGAAGGACATCTGCCCTTACT ACCCCGTGATCCTGAACCCAAACACAGCTCCACCAGACATATCCATGTCAAATAATCTGACCTGTGTGAGCTCATGTCTCCGTCGGCAGGACGAGGCCAACCCTCTTCCTCTGCACTGGAACCATATGGTGATGGGAAGTGTAGGATACGGTAGTGGTGTTCACACATGGGAAATTGAGGTGGGAAACAGTTGCCACTGGACACTCGGAGTGTGTTTTGGATCATTAGAAGGATCTTTTCTGCAAATTGTGAACCCTGCAAACCCCTGCTTGTGGGGTATCAAACGAAAGGGAGAAGTGTATAGTTTCCTAAACACTCAGATAAACTTTGTGATGACGAAACATCCCCAAGTAATACGAGTGAAGCTAGAGGACTGTTATGACAAGAAGGGAGGATGGTGGAGGAATGTGAGCTATTTTGATGCTGCTTGCAATTGCCTTTTGGGAATGACTTCTCATCTGCCGGCAGGGATAGAGCTCTATCCATTCGTGATCCCAGAAAAGCGCTCCGGTCCGCTGCGTGTCGTCCCAGCTAAAATTACTCTGACAACTGAACAGGTTGAACAGGAAAGATCTTTCCTGGAGAGACATAGATTCTTCTTGTTTCTGTTAGTAGTGTTCTTATTTCTGGTGCTgtgttttttcataatatatcGTCTGATATACTGA